In one Plasmodium falciparum 3D7 genome assembly, chromosome: 14 genomic region, the following are encoded:
- a CDS encoding trailer hitch homolog, putative produces MSSVSTLPYIGSKISLISNSEIRYEGILYTINTHESTVALQNVRSFGTEGRRQPDIAPSNEVYDFIIFRGKDIKDVTVSETGKNIPDDPAIVSMNIAPSSKNNITDNLNYNNNMNINKSLKVNNNLISSNDRNMNNRRYYNNRPNYNFHYNNRNYNNNQNNNNNNNNNNYKYRNYRNYERSNYVIGELQSQPNPALKNKFSPDFDFNTNNMKFDKNNILEEKNKEDSTALNNHMQVGGYDKNSSFFDNISCETLDKKQGIDEKVDREKLRMLDVDTFGIAAAHYRTNMHNRHQNRMKMRNNRKHKIFSQNNYNYFNRNQNPFNRYPPY; encoded by the coding sequence aTGTCATCTGTGTCAACCTTACCTTATATTGGAAGCAAAATTTCCCTAATTTCCAACTCTGAAATTAGATACGAAGGAATTTTATATACGATTAATACTCACGAATCTACCGTTGCCTTACAGAATGTTCGTTCTTTTGGTACAGAGGGAAGAAGGCAACCAGATATTGCGCCATCTAATGAAGTGTACGactttataatatttcgAGGTAAAGATATTAAGGATGTTACTGTAAGTGAAACAGGAAAAAATATCCCAGACGATCCAGCTATTGTTTCTATGAATATAGCTCCTAGTTCTAAGAACAATATAACAGATAacttaaattataataataatatgaatattaataaatcattaaaggtaaataataatttaatatcatCAAATGATAGGAATATGAACAATAGgagatattataataatagacCGAACTATAATTtccattataataatagaaattataacaataaccagaataataataataataacaataataataattacaaatATAGAAATTATAGAAATTATGAGAGATCGAATTATGTTATCGGGGAATTACAATCCCAACCAAACCCTGCTCTGAAAAATAAGTTTAGTCCTGATTTTGATTTTAATACTAATAATATGAagtttgataaaaataatatattagaagagaaaaataaagaagattCTACTGCCTTGAATAATCATATGCAAGTTGGGGGATATGATAAGAATTCAAGTTTCTTTGATAATATAAGCTGTGAAACTTTAGATAAAAAACAAGGAATTGATGAAAAGGTCGATAGAGAAAAGTTAAGAATGCTAGATGTTGACACTTTTGGAATAGCAGCTGCACATTATAGGACTAATATGCATAATAGACATCAAAACCGAATGAAAATGAGAAATAATCGAAagcataaaatattttcacagaataattataattattttaacaGGAATCAAAATCCTTTTAATAGATATCCACCATATTAG
- a CDS encoding cytochrome c oxidase assembly protein COX11, putative, producing the protein MKILKTFFKRLHLRNKKNVISPYRILERKEKLDIPYACLSLSAIMFGLSFAFVPLYQLFCQSTGYGGTIQKRLDIGKIFNRKKDEKNRLIEINFTSQSNMPWVFEPEQKYIIVKPGETVLAFYKAKNLMDKPIIGIALYHVLPEEAGLYFNKIQCFCFEEQMLNAKEEMDLPILFFIDPEILNDSRLKNLEKITLSYIFFESDSEIPEEYQNLSRAISPYKKTEIQVI; encoded by the coding sequence atgaaaattttgaaaaccttttttaaaagattacACTTgaggaataaaaaaaatgttatatcaCCTTATAGGATATTAGAaaggaaagaaaaattaGATATTCCATATGCGTGTTTATCCTTATCTGCTATAATGTTTGGATTATCTTTTGCTTTTGTACCCTTATATCAATTATTTTGTCAATCCACAGGTTATGGTGGTACAATACAAAAGCGATTGGATATaggtaaaatatttaataggAAAAAGGATGAAAAGAATAGATTAATTGAAATAAATTTTACTAGTCAATCTAATATGCCATGGGTATTTGAACctgaacaaaaatatattatagtaaAGCCAGGAGAAACAGTATTAGCTTTTTATAAGGCAAAAAATTTAATGGATAAGCCTATTATTGGAATTGCTTTATATCATGTATTACCAGAAGAAGCTGGactatattttaataaaattcaaTGTTTTTGTTTTGAAGAACAAATGTTAAATGCTAAAGAAGAAATGGATTTACCTATACTCTTTTTTATCGATCcagaaatattaaatgattcaagattaaaaaatttagaaaaaattacactatcatatattttttttgaatccGATTCAGAAATACCTGAAGAATACCAAAACCTCTCAAGGGCTATTTCCCCATACAAAAAAACAGAAATTCAGGTAATTTAA
- a CDS encoding mediator of RNA polymerase II transcription subunit 31, putative — MGISQKKYIVNNIIDDNKKSVIIHKYYRESLFENKLRFECELEFLQSLCNIDYIKHLYENKYFNDYNFINYLKYLNYWRNKPYIFYVHFPICLYVLDILNNNNTNIYFNHANSFQNFIYYLKLHWLYFSYQI; from the coding sequence ATGGGAATAAGCCAAAAAAAGTACATTGTGAATAACATTATAGATGATAATAAGAAATCAGTAATTATTCATAAGTATTATAGAGAAAGTTTAtttgaaaataaattaagGTTTGAATGTGAACTCGAATTTTTACAATCATTATGTAATatagattatataaaacatttatatgagaataaatattttaatgattataattttataaattatttgaaatatttaaattattggAGGAATAAaccttatatattttatgtacattttcctatatgtttatatgtattagatatattaaataataataacacaaatatatattttaatcatGCAAATTCAtttcaaaattttatatactaTCTGAAGCTTCATTGGTTATATTTTAGTTACCAAATATag